Part of the Anomaloglossus baeobatrachus isolate aAnoBae1 chromosome 1, aAnoBae1.hap1, whole genome shotgun sequence genome, ttccacagtgctttccatacattgtgagccccaatggggacagtgttgccaatcagtaagtcttttggagtgtgggaagaaactggagaGCCCGAAGGAGAGCCACGCAAACACggaaagaacatacaaactccttggagatgttgtcttttgtgggatttaaacccaggacccagaTGCCAATTTCTCAGTAATGGGGAAACAGAGGGACCATGTAAAAGGTatatttgaaagagctacatgctacATACTATATCTAATGGTTTTGGGCTGTAAagtcctgctgatagattcccattAAAGTACAAGCATGTAGCACATGCTTACATTTTTCTCAATGTGATCTTAAGATCTGTTGATCCTGTATGTTTTAACAATCATATTTATGGAGTCAGTTATTGAACAAAAGCCGAACCGGACAACTACTGTGCATGTCTAGTTTAACAGGACATCAATGGAAAATATTTTATTGCATATAAAAGTCACACAActgttaaaaaggaaaaaaaatagataaaaagaatAAGGCAGTCTATGAATGATGTTACTTATTTTGAGAAATATTTAGGCACTAAAAAGGTTTCAGATTTCGACAGAAGGTCAAAGGAAAGGTACCACAATGGGTGAAAGCAGCAAACCTTACCAAGCAGCAGAGTGGTTTTTCTTGAAATATACAAGCTGTCCTATGTGTGAGAACACTcctgtggttgcagtgaagtcaATAGGAAAACTGTAGGATGCCAGGTGTAGTGCATGGTGTGATTTGAGAACATCCAGTACAGTAATAAAACTTACAGTGCATATATGCATTATTTGATTTAACACACAAAGTAAAAGGTCACTCCCCTACTTGTTTAGAGGGTTATATTATTAAAAAGTCATAAAATCAATGTTCTTTGGTTTGTTTTAGGTTCAGGGCAAGTCTGAAGAAACCCTACCCATAAAAATCTTTAAAACCTCAAATAAGTGGTCACATAAGCGTTTAGGTGTAAAGGAATTTTTGTTATCATATAACTAAAGCTCATCCAATGTGTAAGTTGCATACCTTTTTAAAGAGTTTATAATCAGGAATCTTCAGTAGTGCACAGCGCCCCTGCCTTCCCGGTTTCCGGGGGACAATGTGTTCCTGCTTGATAGACCGTTTGGACAAGCGGCATTGTCACATCGCTGGCCTAAGCTGTGCCTATAGACTATACCAGctagctttgtcgctgcagcatccAAAGACCACAGCGGCACCAAAACAGATTCAGTGCTATATCCAGATTTAGAGCAGGGATTAGATTTTTCACATatacacattttttaaaaaatggcttgtAAGCATTGTGCCGTTTGCCTAGGAGACCAGCCACTGCTGAAAGACTGCAGAGGTGACTGGTAACAAAGGTAATGAGCCCCAGTAAGCAATGACATTAAAAATCCCTCCATGCATAAGACAgaagaggatttttaataacaagCACTTTACCATTTTAACAATTCATGATAAGGAGTTCATGTTCAACATCTCACCTTCTTTAAGCTCTTAGTTTGATAGTTAGCGAACTTGAAATTATTAATTATGCAATAATTGAGCATCATATTATATAAAACAAAAATGTTTGATTACTGGATTCTATCACCCAAATTAGatgtgttggaaaaaaaaaaaaaaaaaaaaacagacaagcctcctccccccccccttcatATGAACCTATATGCGCGGTGTGTATCAGCTTTTAATTATATAATGTAGTAAATTCTTCTATCATCCATAAAGATTCTACCTGAAACAAAATCTGAATAAATTGATAACTGACCATTAATTCCCTTTGTCAATTGAGTCTGTCCAATCCATGCGGAATGTGTCATAGTGAACTGTGAAACACGCCCAGTTGTCAATTTACTCAATTACAAGAGGAATAGTAGACAAAAAGCATAATGTGAAATTTAAAGAAAAATTTCCCCAGAATTTATATTTTATGGGTGGATTTaagttattaataaaatatatttttcagATGGCATAGGGGATTCTTTAAGGAAATATATTTTATGTTTGGATGTACTCGTCTGTATTAAAAATTTTGCTGTGTTACACACCAAACCTTTGTTCGTCGATCAGCTAACACTACAAGATCATTTTAAAGCCACACCATTAAACACAGTCACTTTGTATCAAGAGTTCTAGGACGCAAAACAAAAAAGGATGAAAATCTGTAGATGACCATGTTAGATCTCACTTACATACCCGCTAAATTAAAGAGGACTTCTACCCAAAATGTAAAGTGTTAGCATGTCACACGTTAAACAGCCAGATTTGTAAAATAGGTTTCTATTACATTGAGGAATAGTGGTATTTTGGGATTCAGTTGTAGCAGACATTAGCTAATATTCCAACAGTGAGAGCAGCCATATAGGTTTGCACCTTTGATATTTTCGATAGAAGCCAAGTTACTTTGTGACACATTGGTGGCAATCATTatgcctgcacttccagttgcctgCCACAACAAAAATTGGAAACTGCAAATATCTAAGTAAAACTAATCTAATTACTGGTATATGGTCCCTTTTACATTTTGTAGACAAATCCACTTTAAAGATTATTCAAGTCAATGGGCTGACAAATTAATATGTAGGCAAAGTGCGGAGCAGATCACTTTGATTAGGTGTCTCTTGTTGTGAATATTCCACGTATCCGCTACACCTCTCCTGAAGACAGAAGGAAAGGGGCCATGTCCTGAGTTGTAGCCAAGTAGGAGTGGGTTAAGTCTGTAAGACAGGTCGTTAGGCTTTGTAATCCAGCTCTGCACCCATCTTGTTGTACATTATATATATTGCTTCAATGGTGGTAGTGTAGTTGACCAGGAACTGACGAATTTTCTCTATGCACTCTTCCTCTTTCACATTTTGTCCTTTTGAAAGGGCCTTAAGAAAGTCATCTTTATATGGAGCAGCACACAGAGCAGCCTAAATAACAGATAACACATGTTACCGTGTATACAGAAGAAAAACAAACCCATTCCTAACAGTCGAATGTAGACGTGTCCTTGACCGAATTGTGGAGTATAGCTAAAAGAAGTGTCCAGGCTCATGGTAGTGATGACCAACCTTTGGATAAGACCTCAATACCATATCAGAGATGGACACCCTTGATAAATCAGCTGTGTTCAACTACAAATTAATGTAACAATGAATGGAGCCGGAACGCCACAGCTCCTTTCACTGTATAGTGGCCGTTGCGGAATAGCTCAATACTGTAGCTGTGAAGAGGAGCTGATGTAGAGCTCTTcggaatggccactacacagtggaAGGAGCTGTGCCGTTCTGGCTTAGTTCACTGCATACACCTGTTTGCCATCAGAGCTAAAAACACCTGATAGATTGGTCCACCACAATCTAGATATTTATGAACTCTCCTAAGGACAGTTCAACAATATTATAATCTAAGAAAACTGCTTATAAAGAAATAATCCAACCCTACTTGCAATGTTATGTAGCATCCGTGTCCCGTACTGTAAAAAAAAGTACTAACTGCTTTTTTCAATTTTATGTAAAAGGAAAGTCTTCCATCATGGACTCGATGGTGGATTTTATCATCAAAACTGACAAAATTCAAGAGCTCTACAAAAAGGGTCTAAACCTCTTTTCTGCTACGCATACATTTTTCCATCAGGAAGTCTGACTCTTATAGCAAAAGAACATGCTGAGGAAATCCGTGTCACATCGATTTCTGGAAATTTTATGCTACATCATAGAAAGACTGACTTTCACTATGGAATCCATTTGTTCTTGGAATTTGTGGCATCTGAAATCATGCACTTCACTAATGTAATCTTCTGACGTAtacagaacagaaaaaaaaaaaaaaaaaaaaaaaagaagattgccTGGTCTTCCCTTTTTGGTTCTCCTTTCAACTAATAGCCTCGAGTATATCAGCGCAACTTACTAGTCTAACCGTGTCAAATTTGCATGAGGGTGAAGACTTGGCATTTTAAATTTCAACACATACAAAAGATTTTTCTTCTACATGAAAAGCCGCCATCAGAGATGTCCGGCAGTAGAATACATGTTTATAGGGGAGTCTACAAAGATAGCCGTCAACAGAATAAAGGCTCAGGATACAGCTATCTAAAAGGGTATTGCCTACAAGGATGTCCTACAGTACCTTTCTAAACTAGTATCAGTCCTGTACTTCCATCCATATTTCTAAAGGGAATTTGACAGCAGGTTCTATACTCTGTGCTTCATCTCCTACTacagtgttttgtttttatttaatgtgGGTGTGTGGGTACCCGGACCAGTCTGGGTCCATAATTCCCAACCTACACTGGTGTTATACAAAACTCAATGATtgacatctcagcatgtgcatcgaGAAAGAAGAAGTCACCCTTCTCCTCCCTTCACTCCTTGACAATGGTGGGATATCAATCACATAGCTGGGAGCACGATATCAGCATATTCGGGAAATTACTCACAATAGTCCTGGACTAGTCCAGGTACTGAGATAGATTAGTGATCGTACAGGAATAATTAAAAATAGCATTTTAGGCTGATAAAGTGCTTGTAATAACTTGCAAAAGTAAAACCTGCTATTAGGATTATTTTATGGCAAAAGCAAAACTAAAATCAATGAAATGTTTAAAGAGTGAGGGAGGCAAGGAGGCTACATAGCGTTAAAGCAAAAACCATGGGTTATTTAATCAGATCTATAAGCACCAGAATTTTAGAGACTATGTAAATAGATTGTTGGTACCCTTACCTGGAATAGTTTCTGTACGACCCAGCCATGGTATTTTTTAAGTGCAATCTCATAAGCCTTTGTTACGTTGACCTTAATGTGATTTGGGTTTTGTTCATCCCTTTCTCCATCAGAGATGCTTTGTAATAATACCTGAATAAACTTTAGACCCCTGTAAATATAGTAGCACTTGTTAAAGGAAACTTTTGGCAACACATATTTAATACCACATGTATATGGTCTTAAAACATTAATGACATTGGTTAACAAGTGATCCAGAAGAAGCAAGAAGTGAAACAGCGTAGGAGTGACAACACTACCAGACCTGGCTGATCTCTATCAGCATTAGTGTAAGTAGGAAagcatatttatttaaataaatatatatatatatatatatatatatatatatatatatatatatatatatataatctaaatatatatatatatatatatatatatatatatatatatatatatatatatatatatatatatatatatatatataatatataatatatatatatacatatatatacatatatacatatacatatatatacatatatatacatacacatacatacatacatacatacatacacacacacacacacacacacacacacacacacacacacacacacacgttatgcaCTTTTTCCTTCTAAACTAAGCATAATGCCAAGTCTACTTTTAGTCTTCATGCTTTATTTATTGCACTAGACACCTTGTAGAGGTGCCCTTTAGCTCAGTTTTGTGCTACCTCACATCTAGATGTATACTGATCAGTTTATAATGAATTGCTATGGccatgccttaagcgggctttacacgctacgacatcgctaatgcaaagtcgttggggtcacggaatttgtgacgcacatccggccgcattagcgatgccgttgcgtgtgacacctatgagcgattttgcatcgtcgcaaaaacgtgcaaaatcgctcatcagtgacatgggggtccattcttgaatattgttggagctgcaggtacaaagtagttcgtcgctccttcggcagcacacatcgctatgtgtaacgccgcaggaacgaggaacctctccttacctgccgcaatgcggaaggaggtgggtgggaggtttgtcccgctcttctccgtccctccacttctattgggcagcagcttagtgatgtcgctgtgacgccgcacggcccgcccctttagaaaggaggcggttcgccggtcacagcgacgtcgctaggcaggtaagtagtgtgacgggtccgggcgatgttgtgcgacacgggcagcgatttgcccgtgtcgcacaaccgatgggggcgggtacccacgctagcgatatctgtacagatatcgcagcatgtaaagcggcctttactctttgcACTAGACACCTATACCAGAGTAGTACTTTAATACAATTTTGAGAGCCTGATCTGTAAACCAATTTAATGTATTTGTAGAATTTTTAAATTTTATTCAATAAAAATGTATTCCTAAACTTAAGCACAGATATATGCTAATTCTTTATTATATTCTCATGGAATGCGTATAGGAATATATGTCTGTAGACGTTGGTATGCACATCTACTAAATAAGACTAAAATATTACACTAACTTACACTATATTAACAAGTTGcgtttttgcatcttttttttctGGAGGCAAAACCGGTTTTGATAGTAAAGATGCTTTTTTGGTATAtaggtgtgtcatttgtctacagtacatgtttataaAGCTAGGGTCATTACTTTCTTATATTGACAGGTGAGCTTGCATATTTTGATATTATACATACAGCGGTTGAattgaacaagtcaccaattttctaagtaaatatatttctaaaggaggtgctattgacatgaatttcttaccatGTCGGTAAGACATTTGAAATATGTAGAGAACGTAGTTCagccagatgagaccaaaactgaactctttggatgccataatataaACCATGTTTAGAGGCCAAAAGGTATGCTgttttttgggttgatatgcagtgccaacagtgaagtttggaggtagggacatcatggtgtggggctgtttttcagcacacagcactggaaaacttcatataatggaaagaaggatgaatggacaattgTACTGAGACATTTATAAAAATTTGCTGCCATCTAACAGGATGGTAAAGATGAAACAATGGtgcacatttcagcaagacaatgatccaaaacacacagccaaggaaactcacaAATGGTTTCAGAGAAACAAACTAAAGCGTCTAGACTATCCAAGCTAatcacctgacctaaatccaaaAGAAAAATGTATGGAAACAACTAAAGCTTAGAGTTCATAGAAAAAGCCCATGGaagcttcaggatttgaagagtgtgtggaacaatggtccaaaatcacacctgagcaatgcatgtgactacttACTCcattacaggaggcatcttgaagcagtcatcaccaacaaaggatttTGTGCGAAGTATGAAATAAATGTCAATAGGCGTGTTCAATACTTTCTCCCTGTGTCATTACACATCAATAAAATGTAGACATTTAATTGttagatttctttgcctgtgtggattggatgggttgttaccgacatctagcgagaaattaatgtcaatagcacctttagaaatagttttacttagaaaattagtgatgtgTTCAATACCCATTTAAGCTGCTGTATGTAATAGATATCTATCAGGACTGGGGCTTGTCTGGTGatgacagtggctgatgcatagagcTCTTCTTGGAGGTCTCCAACATTATTGGCAGCCATCCATCATTTCTGCTCATCATGAATCGACTTTCATAAGTGAACAGCActaaggcccactggtccctcgtccgAAAAgacgatgatgcctgtgcctggtggtgtggtcgggTACCAATGCAGCTTGTCTAGCACGCAGACTACGctaatgtaaatggttttgaatggcctGGTGTGACACTTGGATGCCGCTCGCCTCCCTTAAAACGTGCCTGGAATTGTGTAGGATTAAACATTCGGTTCCGAATGGCATAATTCAATGaaacggtcatcagtgtgggatgtggccaaaggacgtcgaCTTCTATGACTTTCTATGACTCTTCCAGTCGCTCTGCTGTAACCTACTTATGACACTGACACTAAGCTCAGTGTGCACTTCCATCTAAGAATATTCTGCTTGTATCCTCACAATGGCAAGGTACTGTTGTTCAATTGTAAAGTGTTGTCTTGGTcttatgatgtcaaaatgtgaacagcttgATGAAGAGGACtgcttaaataccaattctaattgaacgacAAAATTTGTTACGCGATTCATGGATCTGTTTTGAATTTTGCAATtaggctccttgttagagaacagtaaGTTGTGCAAAAATTACTGAAACATTAAGTAGCgtaatattatatacagtgtgtccacccatatcctgtccaccgccattaacttgagaacagcagcagctataggcatagaagtggtgtctaggtatagtaaagtagccatgtgctacgcaatgaaaccacctatagcgctacctggtggaaaacaatggagttagcatttttaatctcgaaaacggaacgagataaagaaaaaaaagtgaattacaaagttgcagggcatcatcaattcaatacgaatcgacaccttgcatatagaaatgctatgataagaacgtgtaaaactcacaaggctgcagacgtgaagagatacctcatggagaccttcctacaagtaattgggtatggtgactgcgtggagtggcctccacgctcacctgacctgaccccattggacttctttctgtgaggtcacatcaaacagcaggtgtatgcgacccctccaccaacactgcaggatctacgacgacgtatcacagatgcttgtgcaaacgtgtcacttaccatattgcacaacgtgcagcaagatacagtatgctgtccagagtccagatatgcattgcagctgacagtggccacattgagcatcaaagttaaatgagcgccatatgcgtgacctgcattcaatgttttgtggggggggggggggtgtcatgggtttcatatcatagcatttctgtatgcaaggtgtcgattggtattgaattgatgatgccctacaattttttaattcactttttttcctctctcgttcagtttgagataaaaatgctaactccattgttttccaccaggtggcgcatttgcgtagcgcatggctgctttactatacctagacaccacttctattcctatagctgccgccgttctcaagttaatagtggtggacaggatatgggtggaaacactgtatacaCACTGAGGTAGCAcggtcagctgcgcagcagaagacacgggatccaggcattaaggttcccagcacacggttttaatgtccaaacaaaagtccataacacaatacatgtgcctctccagcagaaaactcaaggagttctgttcactccctcacacccggcacacctgcccttgttcctgattctatttaacccttccttcagcctgtagggaaacagcattaaccctatagtggatttactttctatcatggagtgagcacaaccggggcgagacataccggccgtcatagataaccccggtcacagtctcacatacccccccccctcagttcaagcgtgcggggttgaaatcccgccatcaaacacgggccgcgggacaaggcatcggcgttgccctgcaacctaccggcccggtgttcaaccgtaaaccggaagttctgcagagaaaggaaccaccgggtaacccgggcattccgttccttggcggacctcatccagaccagtggagagtgatccgtcaccaagcgaaactgccgtcccagcagataatagcgtagggactccaaggcccacttgatcgccaggcactccttctccactacgctataattccgctcgggaggggtgagcttcctacttaagaaggtgacggggtgttcctccccctgaaccacttgagacagcactgcccccaggccgacctctgaggcgtcagtctgtactatgaactccttccggaaatcagggtgtacaagaacgggctgtccgcacaggacctccttcagggcccggaaggagtcctcggcctgcggagtccagcgcaccatgacggacttcttgcctttgagaaggtccgtcaagggggctgatagtcccgcaaaatcctttacaaacctcctgtagtaccccacgatacccaggaaggccctaacctgcttcgtggtcaggggtctaggccacttctggatcgcctcaaccttgttaatttggggcttaatcactccttggcctatcacgtagcccaagtagcgggcttccgtgagtcccaatgcacatttcttgggattggctgtcaatccggctgttcgaagcgcgtccaccaccgcttgtacctgttccaagtgggtctgccaatcggagctgtaaataatgatgtcatccaggtacgctgatgcatacgcctggtggggttccagcactaagtccatcaacctctggaacgtggccggagcgccatgtaacccaaaaggcaagacaacatagtggaagagaccctccggcgtaacaaaagcggttttctccttggcggactcagttagtggcacctgccagtaccccttggtcaggtcgagcgtggtaaaatatcgcgcctgtcccagcctatcaatcagctcatccacccggggcatggggtagagatcgaacttggatattttgttcaatctcctaaagtcattgcagaaccttaaggagccatcgggttttggtattaggacaatcggactagcccattcactccgggatttttcgatgacccccaggcgtaacattgtctttacttcctccgatatggcttgtcgtcgagcctccggtacccggtatgacttcaggcgtaccttcaggtggggctcggtgacaatatcgtgtcgtatcagactggtcctaccgggcagctcggagaagacatcggggttctgctgaaccaaccgtctggcctctcgcctctgttgcttggtgagggcttctccaatccttacttccggttcgtcctctccggaggtcgctggagccggatatgaacgacccgaagaggagggaggtggggaaaaaacagccatcaggctttcccgttcctgccaaggttttaataggttgacatggtatatttgttcaggtttccgcctaccgggctgcaatactttatagttaaccaccccgactctttcctttatctcgtaggggccttgccactgagccaggaatttactctccgccgtggagaTTAAtactaacacccgatccccgggtttaaaggtccgcacggtggcttgtctattgtagcggccgctttgcgcggcctgagcctcctgtaaatgctccttcacaattggcatgaccgcgcttatgcggttctgcatacctaaaatgtgttcgatcacacttttatggggggtgggctcttgttcccatgtttcttttgccaggtccaacaatccccggggatgtcgcccgtataacaattcaaaaggcgaaaccccgtggatgcctgtggcacctctcgtatggcaaacatcaaatagggaagcatcatatcccagtctttcccgtcttttgagatcacccttcttagcatggttttcagggttttattgaaacgctcgactaaaccgtccgtttgaggatgatacacagacgtacgtaactgcttgatctggagtagccggcatagctctttggtcactttagacatgaatggggtcccctgatccgtaaggatctccttgggcaaccccacccggcagaacacagcaaacaactcccgagctataagcttggctgcagtatgtctgagaggtatcgcctcgggataccgggtggcatagtcaacgatcactaggatgtgttggtgccctcgagtggactttacgaggggccccaccagatccatccctatccgttcaaaagggacttctataatgggtaacggtaccaacggactgcgaaaatgggtcaggggtgcggtaagctgacactccgggcaggtttcgcagaaccgttttacctccccaaagaccccgggccaatagaacctttgcaatattcgctcctgcgttttcttgacccctaggtggccactcatcaggtgtttatgagccaagtcgaggacccgccggcgatgcggctggggcaccaccaactgttctacccccacgccccgtatttcatctacccggtacagtaaatcctgcttaagagcgaaatgggggtaccttacctgggcaccgggaagCTGTGGCACCCCGtcaactgtcacccgactccgggcatgtatcaacgtagggtcctggagttgggctgtcccaaacgtatccggggactcctccaactccgggatgggctcgactgtctcagcctctcctgccaatacctctaggggcgacctaccgggttcacactctgtccctatcatggtgacccctacggcaggtgtcccggattcaggattgtagggctcaggtcctggaccaaccaatatctgaggggacttagggggtcccctccataaagtccaaaaatagggcagatcccttcctaggatcacgtcataaggaagagtgttaagaagtcccacctcatgttgcacctgactgcaaggtgctgtgatggtgacaatccccgtgggatagtcgcggcggtccccatgtatgcaaaccacccccacggtgcgtcctgtggcctttactttagccttcaaggtggatcgcacaagggtcactaagcttccggaatccaacaatcctgtaaccggacatccattcacctgtatttggcacgagtggggctccgtctctggggagaccaggtcagcggtacacaccacctgagcatacattgaaccccgccgggtaaccccacaatccatgggctccgtggtgagtggacactgggcttccatatgtcccacccgctggcaccgccaaaatctaatggagacggaaacccccttgacgggttgtcgtttagggtacagaaccttccggacctcaggagtggcggccgcggcctcagacgggacggtaggggactcctgcaccgttgtcagcggtgggtccttggccctaggcttggaggggccggaccgacgggcggtacgcaaagtctcagtgtcccgtatcaagtcctgcgtagccacatgccgctctaccagggacactaattggtccagggtactcgggtcaccctgtccgacccaccgttgaacggtgacgggtaaagtgcgcacaaagcgatccactactaccctttccaccatttgcgccgggctcagagtgtcaggctgcaaccacttttttacaagatgcaacaagtcataggcctgggagcgtacgggtttggcttcctcaaagaaccactgatttacccgctgagcccgtacataggtattcacccccaaccgagccagtatttcggctttcagggtcacatagtcaatggcgtcctcggtacagaggtccaggtacgctttttggggttcccccgtcagatagggcaac contains:
- the GLTP gene encoding glycolipid transfer protein — translated: MALLLQHQFKPLPADKQIDTCSFLDAVSHLPSFFDCLGSAIFSPIKADITGNITKIRNVYETNPTKFKTLQQILEGEKEMHGPQWPKVGATLALMWLKRGLKFIQVLLQSISDGERDEQNPNHIKVNVTKAYEIALKKYHGWVVQKLFQAALCAAPYKDDFLKALSKGQNVKEEECIEKIRQFLVNYTTTIEAIYIMYNKMGAELDYKA